A single Pradoshia eiseniae DNA region contains:
- a CDS encoding long-chain-fatty-acid--CoA ligase yields the protein MENTKGRAWHQWYVQNEIHEVPNLALYDLLEKSARQYPEQPCIIFEDKEWSYETVKQQADKLAGGLQSLGLAKGDRIGLMLENDPLYIISYYAAQRLGLIVVQINPRYTVRELLQIAADSSCRAIIYDKTASHVVNEAQLIYPFEHLLSTYTTEDSKMAKTIDDLMQHGIPPQNIETINPREDVAVIQYTGGTTGKMKGAMLTHRNVVANVVQSREMYGDIMVEGQEIVLTATPLYHVYAMTSGMNLSVYLGSAILLYKRFEPKAILEGIERHKPTFFPGVPKMYMALTQYSEIDRYDLTSLKMCTSGSAPIPIEILNRFERLTGASIGEGFGLSEASPTTHRNPPNGIRKVGSVGIPVPGTDCMIVDDNNQPLAENQVGELLIRGPQVMKGYWNNELETARALRGGWLYTGDLAMQDRDGYFYIVGRKKEMVIVGGFNIYPQEVEDVLYGHPDIKEAAVAGIPAADSEEIVKAFIVPKEGITIDLEEVKGYCYSRLTPYKVPSAFEIRNELPRNTVGKLLKRTLIKEELDKRQGKE from the coding sequence ATGGAGAACACAAAGGGACGAGCTTGGCATCAATGGTATGTGCAGAACGAAATTCATGAAGTACCAAATCTGGCTTTATATGATTTGCTGGAAAAATCAGCGAGACAGTACCCAGAGCAGCCATGTATCATTTTTGAAGATAAAGAATGGAGCTATGAGACAGTCAAGCAGCAAGCGGATAAACTGGCAGGCGGTTTACAATCGTTAGGCTTGGCCAAAGGCGATCGAATCGGTCTGATGCTTGAAAACGATCCCCTTTACATCATTAGCTATTATGCCGCTCAACGCTTAGGACTGATAGTTGTCCAAATCAACCCTCGCTATACGGTGAGGGAATTGCTTCAGATAGCAGCGGACAGCAGCTGCCGAGCGATTATCTATGATAAAACAGCTAGTCATGTCGTGAATGAAGCTCAGTTGATTTACCCTTTTGAACATTTATTAAGCACATATACGACAGAAGATTCAAAAATGGCGAAGACAATTGATGATTTAATGCAACATGGTATCCCTCCACAGAATATAGAGACCATTAATCCAAGGGAGGATGTGGCGGTTATTCAATACACGGGAGGGACGACGGGAAAGATGAAAGGAGCTATGCTCACACACCGCAATGTCGTCGCCAATGTTGTTCAGAGCCGGGAAATGTATGGCGATATCATGGTGGAAGGTCAAGAAATTGTGCTGACGGCCACGCCTTTATATCATGTGTATGCGATGACAAGCGGTATGAACTTAAGTGTGTATCTCGGGTCTGCCATCTTGCTGTATAAGCGTTTTGAGCCAAAAGCAATTCTTGAAGGAATTGAGCGGCATAAGCCGACCTTCTTTCCGGGAGTGCCGAAGATGTATATGGCCCTCACGCAATACTCGGAGATTGACCGCTATGACCTTACCTCTCTCAAAATGTGCACATCCGGATCAGCGCCAATTCCAATCGAGATTCTCAATCGATTTGAACGTTTGACAGGAGCCTCTATTGGTGAAGGGTTCGGCTTATCGGAAGCATCGCCTACTACACACCGCAATCCTCCTAATGGTATCCGGAAGGTAGGAAGTGTCGGTATTCCGGTGCCAGGCACCGACTGCATGATTGTCGATGACAATAATCAGCCACTAGCAGAAAATCAAGTCGGGGAATTGCTGATTCGCGGCCCGCAGGTCATGAAAGGGTATTGGAATAATGAGCTAGAGACGGCACGAGCGTTAAGGGGGGGATGGCTCTATACAGGTGATTTGGCGATGCAAGATCGTGATGGATATTTCTATATCGTCGGCCGCAAGAAGGAAATGGTTATTGTAGGTGGGTTCAATATTTATCCGCAGGAAGTGGAGGATGTGCTGTATGGACATCCAGATATTAAGGAAGCCGCTGTAGCCGGGATTCCAGCAGCCGATTCAGAGGAAATTGTGAAGGCCTTCATCGTTCCAAAAGAGGGAATTACGATTGATTTGGAAGA
- a CDS encoding sigma-54 interaction domain-containing protein, with translation MAECSFIYIETTDDQQILTMNEESRRLLGAEKESWKIQDCFDQWKVCQESLIQASLNGIEMIFIKQLKPDGMHAYAGIISEELTDLTVKVREMERLNRHLDAIIENSYDGIYITDRNGVTLRTNSAIERITNIPKEYYINKRTADLVKRGILEDSVTNKVLEKKRTVSVMQLNYLGRETLLTGNPVFNEDGEIESVVTNIRDLSDLNQLQQALREANELNKDYQKEIERLRDHLAQMGDMTIIKSEQMVKIYEMAARIANADATVILYGETGVGKDVLAKYMYHRSERSKSGKYIKINCGALPSELLESELFGYAGGAFTGANKNGKPGLFELADNGVLFLDEVGEMPMALQVKLLRVLQDKEIQRVGGTASKKVNVRIIAATNRNLKRMVEEGEFREDLFYRLNVIPITIPPLRERREEILPLADLYLRQCNEKYGMYKQLDKELKTFLYQHDWSGNIRELANLIERITLLHLEDTLGIEHLPSDYQPQDPIDQPGDRAILSLKEEAERAERKALMLAAEQFDSTYEIAEALQTSQPTVVRKLKKYKIEL, from the coding sequence ATGGCGGAATGTTCGTTTATCTATATAGAGACAACAGATGATCAGCAGATTCTCACAATGAATGAGGAGTCAAGAAGATTGTTAGGGGCGGAGAAGGAATCTTGGAAGATACAAGATTGTTTCGATCAATGGAAGGTCTGCCAAGAATCATTGATTCAAGCCTCCCTTAATGGAATCGAGATGATTTTCATCAAGCAATTGAAGCCTGATGGGATGCATGCTTATGCAGGAATCATTTCTGAAGAGCTTACCGACCTCACGGTGAAAGTCCGTGAAATGGAGCGGCTCAACCGGCATTTGGATGCCATTATCGAAAATTCATATGATGGTATTTATATAACAGATAGGAATGGAGTTACGCTCCGTACGAACTCAGCAATCGAGCGGATTACCAATATCCCAAAGGAATATTACATTAATAAAAGAACAGCAGATTTGGTGAAGAGAGGCATCCTCGAGGATTCCGTCACAAATAAGGTGCTAGAGAAGAAGCGGACGGTTTCTGTCATGCAGCTGAATTACCTCGGCAGGGAGACCTTGCTGACGGGCAATCCGGTCTTTAATGAGGACGGCGAAATTGAAAGCGTTGTTACAAATATTCGGGATTTGTCTGATTTAAATCAATTGCAGCAGGCCCTCCGCGAAGCAAATGAATTAAACAAGGATTATCAAAAGGAAATCGAGCGATTGCGCGATCATTTAGCCCAAATGGGGGATATGACTATCATTAAGTCTGAACAAATGGTCAAAATCTACGAGATGGCAGCTAGAATTGCCAATGCAGATGCAACCGTCATCCTATATGGTGAAACAGGAGTGGGCAAGGATGTGCTCGCTAAATATATGTATCATCGCAGTGAAAGAAGCAAGTCAGGGAAATACATAAAAATCAACTGCGGGGCACTTCCGTCTGAATTACTTGAGTCTGAGCTATTTGGGTATGCGGGCGGAGCTTTCACTGGTGCCAATAAAAACGGGAAGCCTGGATTATTTGAACTGGCGGACAATGGTGTCCTATTCCTTGATGAAGTTGGGGAAATGCCCATGGCTCTTCAGGTGAAATTACTGCGAGTACTTCAAGATAAAGAAATTCAGCGGGTTGGAGGCACGGCTTCCAAAAAGGTTAACGTCCGTATTATTGCGGCAACCAATCGGAATTTAAAGAGGATGGTCGAGGAGGGGGAATTTCGGGAAGATTTATTCTACAGGCTGAACGTGATCCCCATCACGATTCCCCCGCTCAGAGAAAGACGGGAAGAAATTCTGCCGCTGGCAGATTTGTACCTGAGGCAATGCAATGAAAAGTACGGCATGTATAAACAGCTCGATAAGGAATTAAAGACATTTCTGTATCAGCATGATTGGTCTGGCAATATCCGCGAGCTCGCCAATCTGATTGAACGTATAACCCTGCTTCATCTGGAGGATACTCTTGGCATTGAGCATTTGCCATCAGATTATCAGCCTCAAGACCCGATTGATCAACCAGGAGATAGGGCTATTCTCTCCTTAAAGGAAGAGGCTGAGCGTGCAGAAAGAAAGGCTTTAATGCTGGCTGCGGAGCAATTCGATTCCACCTATGAGATTGCTGAGGCCCTGCAGACGAGCCAGCCAACAGTCGTCCGGAAGCTGAAAAAATATAAAATTGAATTATAA
- a CDS encoding peptidylprolyl isomerase: MMKIRLIILVIILLGAAAWYYFSNNEENQQHDTNMLKLDQSNLEKEGDDTMTVLPQFTEVQGNERLVEMVTNKGSIKIKLFPEQAPKAVENFLTHAENGYYDGLIFHRVINDFMIQGGDPNGTGTGGESIWGRPFEDEFTMDLFNFRGALSMANAGPGTNGSQFFIVQKKEVESNLRGQMEQAGYPAEAVDKYMEVGGTPWLDHRHTVFGQVVEGMDVVDDIASTKVGPNDKPVYDVVIEKINILN, from the coding sequence ATGATGAAGATACGACTAATAATTCTTGTAATAATCCTCCTTGGTGCAGCTGCTTGGTATTATTTCAGCAATAATGAGGAAAACCAACAGCATGATACAAATATGCTGAAGCTTGACCAATCTAATCTAGAGAAAGAAGGCGATGATACAATGACAGTATTACCTCAATTCACAGAAGTGCAAGGCAATGAGAGACTCGTGGAAATGGTAACGAATAAAGGGTCCATCAAAATCAAATTATTCCCTGAGCAAGCGCCTAAAGCAGTCGAAAACTTCTTGACACATGCGGAGAATGGTTACTATGACGGCCTTATTTTCCACCGTGTCATCAATGACTTTATGATCCAAGGCGGAGATCCGAACGGAACAGGTACCGGCGGTGAAAGCATTTGGGGACGACCATTCGAAGATGAATTCACTATGGACCTCTTCAACTTCCGTGGCGCATTGTCCATGGCTAATGCTGGCCCTGGCACGAACGGAAGCCAATTCTTTATTGTTCAAAAAAAGGAAGTGGAATCCAATCTGCGCGGTCAAATGGAACAAGCGGGTTACCCGGCTGAAGCAGTCGATAAATACATGGAAGTCGGCGGAACGCCTTGGCTTGACCACAGACATACCGTATTTGGACAAGTTGTTGAAGGCATGGATGTAGTCGATGATATTGCCAGCACAAAAGTAGGTCCGAACGACAAGCCTGTCTATGATGTCGTAATCGAGAAAATCAATATCTTGAATTAA
- a CDS encoding kinase-associated lipoprotein B, with the protein MREWQIGDNVTAFYKTGKYAGEITQIRPNGYIVVKTLAVLKHPMQGDLHNPKQADVDFFHERKALAYLEQTNVPSNMVKPFEGEIPSYKASLASALVTLKEDLQEDPSEWAARSLECLGRLELEYQL; encoded by the coding sequence ATGAGGGAATGGCAAATTGGCGATAATGTAACCGCCTTTTATAAAACAGGGAAATACGCTGGAGAAATCACGCAAATACGGCCTAATGGCTATATTGTCGTAAAAACGCTCGCTGTATTGAAGCACCCAATGCAGGGGGACTTGCATAATCCAAAACAAGCAGATGTGGATTTCTTCCATGAAAGAAAGGCTCTCGCCTATTTAGAACAGACGAATGTTCCGTCTAATATGGTCAAACCCTTTGAGGGAGAGATTCCTTCCTATAAAGCTTCCTTGGCTAGTGCTCTCGTCACCTTAAAGGAAGACTTGCAGGAAGACCCGTCCGAATGGGCTGCACGCAGCTTGGAATGCCTTGGGCGGCTTGAATTGGAATACCAGCTATAA
- the kapD gene encoding 3'-5' exonuclease KapD, producing MFERSAHLFIDFEFTMPEGKNNPIGFFPEIIEVGWILVKDDKVIDQYTSYVKPEAFPVLTSRCRKFLNINNAHVNQGISFEELVILLKKVNSEKPAIVTWGNNDMKVLSQNCQNHGFKMPLTGKQIDLSIEYKRFFGDKNQTGLWKAVQQYGNAGNGKQHRALDDAINTYHIFRLVEQDKRYLDNHESTTIGDIIDFSTLLNELK from the coding sequence ATGTTTGAGAGAAGCGCCCATTTATTCATAGACTTTGAGTTTACGATGCCTGAAGGAAAGAATAACCCCATTGGCTTCTTTCCGGAGATCATTGAGGTCGGGTGGATTCTTGTCAAGGATGATAAAGTTATTGACCAATATACATCCTACGTGAAGCCAGAGGCATTTCCGGTTTTAACATCGAGATGCAGGAAGTTCTTAAATATTAATAATGCCCATGTGAATCAGGGAATCTCATTTGAGGAGCTTGTGATTTTACTAAAGAAAGTCAATAGTGAAAAGCCAGCCATCGTCACATGGGGAAATAATGATATGAAGGTTTTATCCCAAAATTGTCAGAACCATGGGTTTAAGATGCCGTTAACAGGCAAGCAAATTGACTTGTCCATTGAGTATAAACGATTCTTTGGCGACAAAAATCAGACAGGCTTGTGGAAGGCTGTTCAGCAATACGGCAATGCTGGAAATGGCAAGCAGCATCGCGCTTTGGATGATGCGATTAATACGTATCACATATTCCGGCTCGTAGAACAGGATAAACGCTATCTGGATAATCATGAATCAACCACCATTGGTGATATCATTGATTTCTCCACATTGTTAAATGAACTGAAATAA
- a CDS encoding Na+/H+ antiporter subunit A → MSMLHWSILLPFIAAFCIPFTGKIARKIHTGWFVLAIPVAIFIYLCTLLPKIKEHATLLESVSWIPSLDISFDAYVDGLGLLFAMLITGIGALVTLYSIFYMNKEKENLVNFYVFLLLFMGAMLGVVLSDNLIVLYTFWEFTSLSSFLLIGYWNNRKASRYGAQKSLLITFLGGLSMLGGFIALYVMGDTFSIRELISMAPELIQHPLFYFSMVLVLLGAFTKSAQFPFHIWLPDAMEAPTPVSAYLHSATMVKAGIYLVARLSPIFALSAEWVWVVGLVGIITLFWGSFNAIRQHDLKGILAFSTISQLGMIMSMLGMGAAALHYTGDSSKVYMAATAAAIFHLINHATFKGSLFMVVGIIDHETGTRDIRKLGGLMTFMPITFTIAAIGSFSMAGLPPFNGFLSKEMFFKSTLTMANADFLSLETWGILFPVIAWVASVFTFVYCMILFFKTFTGKAKLEQLPKKPHEAPIGMLISPIILVSLVIIWGLFPNMLAETIIEPAVAAIQPVLYAADPYHVHISMWHGLQPELWMTIGVVALGFILYKTYPNWTGIYKWMPTRYTLNNGYNKSLSWLDIGSNKLTRGYMNGNIRDYLIYIFGFTFIILLYMMWRLDAFTLNTTSVTPIGIYEVILAVILVTASIMILFAKSRLTSIILLGTVGYTVSLLFVLFRAPDLALTQFVIETVSTSLFLLCFYHLPKYKPKEKRVRFKVTNLIIALGVGVTMTLLALSSHSTKLFSSISEYYKQVTYKEAGGENMVNVILVDFRGLDTMFEITVLAIAAIGIYTMIKLRLERKGGAE, encoded by the coding sequence ATGTCTATGCTTCATTGGAGTATATTGCTGCCTTTCATTGCAGCATTTTGTATTCCGTTTACAGGCAAGATTGCTCGAAAAATACATACAGGCTGGTTTGTGCTGGCAATTCCGGTTGCCATTTTCATTTACCTTTGCACATTGCTGCCGAAGATCAAGGAGCATGCAACCCTTTTGGAGAGCGTATCCTGGATTCCATCGCTAGATATATCCTTTGATGCCTATGTAGATGGATTAGGCTTGCTCTTTGCGATGCTCATAACGGGTATCGGTGCCTTGGTCACTCTTTATTCCATCTTTTATATGAATAAAGAGAAAGAGAATCTTGTAAATTTTTATGTGTTTTTGCTCCTATTTATGGGTGCAATGCTTGGAGTTGTCCTATCCGATAACCTGATTGTCCTTTATACTTTCTGGGAGTTCACGAGCCTTTCGTCCTTCTTGCTTATTGGTTATTGGAATAACCGAAAAGCATCGCGATATGGTGCACAGAAGTCCTTATTGATTACCTTCTTAGGCGGTCTCTCCATGCTCGGAGGATTCATTGCCCTTTATGTGATGGGAGATACCTTCAGCATCCGTGAACTAATATCAATGGCTCCGGAATTAATCCAACACCCGCTATTTTATTTCTCCATGGTTCTAGTCCTTCTAGGTGCGTTTACTAAATCTGCCCAATTTCCATTCCATATTTGGTTGCCAGATGCCATGGAAGCGCCGACACCTGTCAGTGCTTATCTTCACTCTGCCACAATGGTCAAGGCGGGGATTTACTTAGTCGCTCGATTAAGTCCGATTTTCGCCTTATCAGCTGAGTGGGTTTGGGTCGTGGGACTCGTCGGAATCATTACATTGTTCTGGGGTTCCTTCAATGCTATTCGCCAGCATGATTTGAAGGGCATTCTCGCCTTCTCGACAATCAGTCAGCTGGGAATGATTATGTCTATGCTTGGCATGGGGGCGGCAGCTCTTCATTACACTGGAGACAGCTCAAAAGTCTATATGGCCGCAACAGCAGCAGCGATATTCCATTTGATTAACCATGCGACCTTTAAGGGCTCACTCTTCATGGTGGTCGGGATCATTGACCATGAAACAGGCACACGAGATATTCGCAAACTCGGCGGCTTGATGACGTTCATGCCAATTACCTTTACCATCGCAGCGATTGGCTCTTTTTCAATGGCCGGCTTGCCGCCATTCAATGGCTTCTTGAGCAAGGAAATGTTCTTCAAGAGCACGTTAACGATGGCAAATGCCGATTTCCTATCCCTTGAGACATGGGGCATTCTTTTCCCGGTCATTGCTTGGGTGGCAAGTGTCTTTACTTTCGTTTACTGCATGATTTTGTTCTTTAAGACCTTTACTGGAAAAGCGAAACTCGAACAATTGCCGAAGAAGCCTCATGAGGCGCCAATTGGTATGCTCATCTCACCAATTATCTTAGTTTCCTTGGTTATTATTTGGGGCCTATTCCCGAATATGCTTGCAGAAACAATCATTGAACCGGCAGTGGCTGCTATTCAGCCAGTTCTTTATGCGGCAGATCCTTACCATGTCCATATATCCATGTGGCATGGCCTTCAGCCTGAATTATGGATGACGATCGGGGTCGTTGCGCTTGGGTTCATTCTTTACAAGACTTATCCAAACTGGACAGGCATATACAAATGGATGCCAACACGATACACCTTGAATAACGGCTATAATAAGAGCTTATCCTGGCTGGACATCGGTTCAAATAAATTAACACGCGGATATATGAACGGTAATATCCGTGACTATTTAATCTATATCTTTGGATTTACCTTTATCATCTTGCTTTACATGATGTGGAGACTTGATGCATTTACACTTAATACGACGTCAGTTACTCCAATTGGAATCTATGAGGTAATCTTGGCCGTGATTTTAGTCACTGCCTCCATCATGATATTATTCGCCAAGTCACGACTGACATCCATCATCCTGCTTGGTACTGTGGGCTATACAGTTTCCTTGCTCTTTGTTTTATTCAGGGCTCCTGACCTTGCCCTAACGCAATTTGTCATTGAAACGGTATCAACCTCATTGTTCCTGCTCTGCTTCTATCATTTGCCGAAATATAAGCCTAAAGAGAAGAGAGTGCGATTTAAGGTAACGAATCTGATTATTGCCCTTGGTGTTGGTGTCACAATGACACTCTTGGCATTATCATCACATAGCACAAAATTGTTTAGTTCAATCTCTGAGTATTATAAACAGGTTACGTATAAAGAGGCAGGCGGAGAAAACATGGTCAACGTCATCCTTGTCGATTTCCGTGGCTTGGATACGATGTTTGAGATTACTGTATTGGCGATCGCAGCCATTGGAATTTACACCATGATCAAGCTTCGTCTCGAAAGAAAAGGAGGGGCAGAATGA
- a CDS encoding Na(+)/H(+) antiporter subunit B, with amino-acid sequence MKTKTNDLILQTVTKVATFVIVLFSIHIFFAGHYTPGGGFIGGLMTSSAIILLLLAFDLKTVKAILPINYLLLVAVGLVFSVGTGVGALFFDAPFLTHAFQYFDLPLFGHTSLHTAVLFDTGVYLVVIGVTMTIIQTIGESE; translated from the coding sequence ATGAAAACCAAAACAAATGATTTAATTCTGCAAACCGTCACAAAGGTAGCGACATTTGTGATTGTCCTATTCTCCATCCATATCTTCTTTGCCGGACACTACACACCAGGCGGAGGATTTATCGGGGGATTAATGACATCATCAGCGATAATCTTATTGCTCTTAGCCTTTGATTTAAAAACTGTTAAGGCCATCCTGCCAATCAATTATTTATTGCTAGTAGCAGTTGGACTAGTATTTTCTGTTGGAACAGGAGTGGGTGCATTATTCTTTGATGCCCCTTTCCTGACACACGCCTTTCAGTATTTCGACCTGCCGCTATTCGGCCACACTTCCCTTCACACGGCCGTCCTTTTTGATACAGGCGTATACTTGGTCGTAATTGGTGTGACGATGACCATTATCCAGACGATTGGGGAGAGTGAATAA
- a CDS encoding Na(+)/H(+) antiporter subunit C, producing the protein MEILMSVVIGILFTIATYLVLSKSLLRIIVGTGLLSHAAHLLILTMGGLKQGAVPILSENAKSYVDPLPQALILTAIVISFGVTSFFLVLAYRSYQELGTDNMDQLRGNKSYE; encoded by the coding sequence ATGGAAATTTTAATGTCTGTTGTTATCGGTATATTGTTTACCATTGCTACGTATTTAGTGTTATCTAAAAGCTTGCTGCGCATTATCGTCGGAACTGGGCTTCTAAGCCATGCTGCTCACCTGTTAATCTTAACAATGGGCGGATTAAAGCAAGGGGCTGTCCCGATTTTAAGTGAGAATGCAAAATCATATGTGGACCCGCTCCCGCAGGCTTTAATTCTGACGGCCATTGTTATCAGCTTCGGGGTAACATCTTTCTTCCTTGTACTTGCTTATCGTTCGTACCAGGAGCTTGGAACAGATAATATGGATCAGTTGAGAGGAAATAAGTCCTATGAATAA
- a CDS encoding Na+/H+ antiporter subunit D, with translation MNNFVILPILIPLLTGIFLIFLARKVNAQRVVSLISAIISIVIAFSLVIEVKTDGIQVLQASNWAAPFGISIVADMLSALLVLVTSIIVFTVLIYSFKHIDADREKFFYYSLVQFLIVGVNGAFLTGDIFNLFVFFEVMLMSSYVLLVIGGTKIQLRETIKYLLVNVIASALFVVAVALLYSVVGTLNIADISQRIAEIEQPGIITVIAILFLIVFGLKGAIFPLYVWMPGSYYAPPIPILALFGALLTKVGIYSILRTFTTLFYHQPEYTHSIMMYLAILTIIFGCIGVMAYMDVKKIIIYNIVVAIGVILFGISVMNTEAIAGSVMYTLHDMLIKSALFLLIGIMIAKTGTSNIKRMGGLIHQSPLLGWLFFIAAISLAGVPPFSGFAGKLMIIQGAFEGGHYAGGLIVLFSSLIVLYSVMRIFIFAFWGEKKEYNLATEQKKDNRFLMLPIGILIAVSIAYGIGTEAVYTYVSDAVQVLMNPSDYIQAVLKEG, from the coding sequence ATGAATAATTTTGTCATCTTACCAATATTGATTCCCTTGCTGACAGGTATCTTCTTGATTTTCCTAGCACGCAAGGTCAATGCGCAAAGGGTCGTTTCTCTCATATCGGCTATCATTTCAATCGTGATTGCCTTCTCCCTTGTCATTGAAGTAAAAACAGATGGAATACAAGTATTGCAAGCAAGTAACTGGGCTGCTCCATTCGGCATCAGCATTGTGGCTGATATGCTGTCTGCCTTGCTCGTGCTCGTCACATCCATCATTGTCTTTACCGTCTTGATTTATTCGTTCAAACACATTGATGCAGACCGGGAAAAGTTTTTCTACTACTCGCTCGTTCAGTTCCTCATTGTAGGGGTGAATGGAGCTTTCTTAACGGGAGATATCTTCAACTTATTCGTCTTTTTTGAAGTCATGCTGATGTCTTCTTATGTTCTTCTCGTCATTGGGGGAACGAAGATTCAATTGAGGGAAACAATTAAATATTTGCTTGTAAACGTCATTGCATCTGCGCTGTTTGTTGTCGCGGTCGCCTTATTATATTCCGTCGTCGGCACACTTAACATCGCGGATATATCACAAAGAATTGCTGAGATTGAACAGCCGGGCATCATCACGGTCATCGCCATCCTGTTCTTGATTGTATTCGGCTTAAAAGGGGCCATCTTCCCGCTTTATGTATGGATGCCTGGCTCCTACTATGCACCGCCAATTCCGATACTCGCCTTATTCGGTGCATTATTGACGAAGGTAGGGATATACTCTATCCTTCGCACGTTTACGACTCTTTTCTACCATCAGCCTGAATATACTCATTCCATCATGATGTACTTGGCCATCTTGACGATTATCTTTGGCTGCATCGGTGTCATGGCATATATGGATGTAAAGAAAATCATTATCTATAATATCGTGGTTGCGATTGGTGTTATTCTTTTTGGCATATCTGTCATGAACACGGAGGCAATCGCCGGTTCAGTGATGTATACCCTTCATGATATGCTGATTAAATCAGCCCTCTTCCTTCTAATTGGGATCATGATTGCCAAAACCGGCACCAGCAATATCAAGCGCATGGGCGGTCTTATACATCAAAGTCCATTGCTTGGCTGGCTGTTCTTCATCGCCGCCATCTCTTTAGCAGGTGTTCCGCCCTTCAGCGGATTTGCTGGAAAACTGATGATCATTCAGGGAGCCTTCGAGGGAGGTCATTATGCAGGAGGACTTATCGTTCTCTTTTCAAGCTTAATTGTTCTGTACTCTGTAATGAGAATCTTCATATTTGCCTTTTGGGGAGAGAAAAAAGAGTACAATCTCGCCACTGAACAGAAAAAAGACAACCGCTTCCTCATGTTGCCAATCGGGATTCTGATTGCTGTCTCCATTGCGTACGGCATTGGTACTGAAGCTGTCTACACATATGTCTCAGATGCTGTTCAGGTGTTAATGAACCCTTCAGACTATATCCAAGCTGTGCTTAAGGAGGGATGA
- a CDS encoding Na+/H+ antiporter subunit E — protein MSYQIILNMILALTWMFLTTSATGSSFVIGYLLGAIILYLFRRFFDTPFYLRKVVSVVKLLLIFIRELLIANLDVFKAILRPKLELKPGIFSYETTLKKDWQITLLANMITLTPGTLVMEISPDNQTLYIHALNIGEIDEMTAGIRDSFERVIKEVSE, from the coding sequence ATGTCCTATCAAATTATATTAAACATGATTTTGGCTCTAACCTGGATGTTCCTCACCACGTCTGCGACGGGTTCATCTTTTGTAATCGGCTATTTGCTTGGTGCGATTATCCTTTATCTGTTCAGGAGATTCTTTGATACTCCCTTTTACTTACGTAAGGTTGTCTCCGTTGTAAAACTGCTATTGATTTTTATCAGGGAGTTACTTATCGCGAACCTCGATGTCTTTAAGGCAATCCTTCGTCCAAAGCTTGAATTGAAGCCTGGAATCTTTAGCTATGAAACAACCTTAAAGAAAGATTGGCAAATAACCCTTCTTGCTAACATGATTACGTTAACGCCAGGAACACTAGTAATGGAGATTTCACCTGATAATCAGACCTTGTATATCCATGCGCTTAATATAGGTGAAATCGATGAAATGACAGCAGGAATCCGCGATTCCTTTGAACGAGTTATCAAGGAGGTGAGTGAATAA
- a CDS encoding Na(+)/H(+) antiporter subunit F1: MLNFMLQLALLCITISMGILVYRVIKGPSIPDRVVALDAIGTNLICMIAVLSILLDTSMFLEVILLIGILSFTGTVAFSKFLEKGEIIENERDL, encoded by the coding sequence ATGCTAAATTTCATGCTGCAATTAGCATTATTGTGCATTACCATCTCCATGGGTATTCTCGTCTATAGGGTCATTAAAGGACCGAGCATCCCGGATCGGGTTGTCGCGCTTGATGCCATCGGGACAAACTTAATTTGCATGATTGCCGTCTTGTCGATTTTGCTGGATACATCCATGTTCCTCGAGGTTATTTTGCTGATTGGTATTCTCTCTTTCACTGGAACGGTCGCTTTTTCTAAATTCCTGGAGAAAGGAGAAATCATCGAAAATGAACGAGATCTATAG